In one Pasteuria penetrans genomic region, the following are encoded:
- the recA gene encoding recombinase RecA: MSSDRQQALDMALRQIEKQFGKGAVMRLGAGGCVPVSTISTGSVGLDVILGVGGFPRGRIIEIYGPESSGKTTVALHAIAEAQRQGGEAAFVDAEHALDPIYARNLGVKISNLLVSQPDTGEQALEIAEALVRSGAIDILVVDSVAALVPRAEIEGEMGDSHVGLQARLMSQALRKLSGAISKSRTVAIFINQVREKIGVMFGNPEVTPGGRALKFYASVRLEVRRAENLKQGTEIIGNRVRVKVVKNKMAPPFRQIELDMLYGQGISREGSMLDMAVELDIVTKSGVWYAYEGERMGQGRENAKQFLRDHPEVFLMIENRVRKHHNLSQLEVPKDEGKPSIGEAPKGKGKEKLEKGPDLLSATVPVAKKSP, from the coding sequence ATGTCATCAGACCGCCAGCAGGCGTTGGATATGGCGCTGCGCCAAATTGAGAAACAATTTGGCAAAGGGGCTGTCATGCGGTTAGGGGCGGGGGGATGTGTACCTGTATCTACCATTTCCACAGGCTCCGTGGGATTAGATGTAATACTAGGGGTAGGTGGTTTCCCGCGTGGGCGTATCATCGAAATCTACGGACCGGAATCCTCCGGAAAGACAACAGTGGCTCTGCATGCCATTGCAGAAGCCCAGCGGCAGGGTGGGGAGGCCGCCTTTGTCGACGCGGAGCATGCACTTGATCCCATTTATGCGCGCAATCTCGGTGTAAAGATCAGCAATCTTCTTGTCTCTCAACCGGATACGGGGGAACAGGCGCTAGAAATTGCGGAGGCGTTGGTTCGAAGCGGAGCTATTGATATTTTGGTTGTCGACTCCGTGGCTGCTTTAGTGCCTAGGGCGGAAATCGAGGGCGAAATGGGGGATTCCCATGTTGGTCTGCAAGCTCGCCTGATGTCCCAGGCTCTGCGGAAGTTGTCGGGTGCCATTAGTAAATCCCGTACAGTGGCTATTTTTATCAATCAGGTCCGTGAAAAGATCGGTGTTATGTTTGGGAACCCCGAGGTTACACCCGGTGGACGGGCCCTCAAATTTTATGCCAGCGTACGCCTCGAGGTCCGTCGTGCAGAGAATCTGAAACAGGGGACAGAGATCATCGGGAACCGAGTTCGTGTCAAGGTTGTGAAAAACAAAATGGCCCCTCCTTTTCGGCAGATTGAACTCGACATGCTCTATGGTCAGGGGATTTCCCGCGAGGGTAGCATGTTGGACATGGCAGTCGAATTGGATATTGTTACCAAAAGTGGCGTTTGGTACGCTTATGAGGGTGAACGAATGGGACAGGGTCGTGAAAATGCCAAACAATTCCTACGAGACCATCCAGAGGTTTTTCTAATGATTGAGAATCGGGTACGAAAACACCATAATCTGTCCCAGTTAGAGGTTCCTAAGGATGAGGGGAAACCATCCATAGGGGAGGCACCCAAGGGAAAAGGAAAGGAAAAGTTGGAAAAAGGACCCGACCTATTGTCCGCCACCGTACCGGTAGCTAAAAAGAGTCCCTGA
- a CDS encoding septum site-determining protein MinC, translating to MKKGHKAGITIKGTREGLVFLLDDNCPFADLLAELQQKLGGYPEESQIWNGPRMNVRIKLGRRCITPPEEKAVRDLFSVRENLVIQSFEGDHVGPTEDSSSIEAIRLLSGTIRSGQVLDYRGDVLFLGDINPGGAIHCSGSIYVIGSLRGIAHAGNRGDTKSIIVASSFLPTQLRIAGILSRPPEDWETLGEGVRFAHVVEKRIVVEKACYLDRIRPGYVWWRMLQSENFERGGVLRG from the coding sequence ATGAAAAAGGGGCATAAAGCTGGTATAACAATCAAGGGAACCCGCGAAGGTTTGGTGTTTTTGTTAGACGACAACTGTCCCTTTGCCGATCTTCTCGCGGAATTACAGCAAAAATTGGGTGGATACCCTGAGGAATCGCAGATATGGAATGGGCCCCGAATGAATGTGAGGATCAAATTAGGTCGGCGTTGTATCACCCCCCCTGAAGAGAAGGCTGTGAGGGACCTCTTTTCAGTCCGTGAAAATTTGGTGATTCAGTCTTTTGAGGGCGACCATGTTGGGCCTACGGAGGATTCATCTTCTATCGAAGCGATACGGTTATTGTCTGGTACGATACGTTCGGGGCAGGTACTCGACTACCGAGGGGATGTCCTCTTTTTAGGGGATATCAATCCAGGTGGGGCGATTCATTGCTCAGGTAGCATTTACGTTATCGGATCCCTACGGGGGATAGCCCACGCGGGCAATCGGGGGGATACAAAATCTATTATCGTTGCATCCTCCTTTTTACCTACACAGTTACGGATCGCAGGTATCCTCTCTCGCCCCCCCGAGGATTGGGAAACATTGGGGGAGGGTGTTCGATTTGCCCACGTGGTTGAGAAACGAATTGTAGTGGAGAAGGCATGCTATCTCGATCGTATTCGGCCGGGGTATGTTTGGTGGAGAATGTTACAAAGTGAAAATTTCGAGAGAGGGGGCGTGCTACGTGGGTGA
- a CDS encoding transposase, which produces MAREKFSLEFKQRTIEQIGDGHHVVQVSRQHDIAVSTTNCWIKGEPQGEGHSISQLILPPRRIVV; this is translated from the coding sequence ATGGCACGGGAAAAATTTTCATTGGAATTCAAGCAAAGGACAATTGAACAGATCGGGGATGGGCACCATGTTGTCCAGGTATCTAGACAGCACGACATTGCTGTTAGTACGACGAACTGTTGGATCAAGGGGGAACCACAAGGAGAAGGGCATAGTATTAGCCAGCTCATTCTCCCCCCTCGGAGGATCGTTGTCTGA
- the minD gene encoding septum site-determining protein MinD, translating to MGESLVITSGKGGVGKSTTSANLGTVLALLGKRVCLLDTDIGLRNLDVLMGLENRIVYDLIDVVEGNCRMEQALIRDKRCNNLYLLPAAQTKDKTSVSADALRGLVAEVKEHFDYVIIDCPAGIESGFRNAIAGADRAIVVTTPESASMRDADRVVGMLEKSNLSSPKLIVNRIRRHMVRDGGMMDVDEVVSILALELLGVVPDDEQVIRAGNRGEPIALTPTNQAGRAYHDIVKRMLGETVPLRLWGEDNGMVARMKRWLGLV from the coding sequence GTGGGTGAGAGCTTGGTCATCACTTCGGGAAAGGGGGGGGTTGGTAAGTCTACAACATCAGCTAATTTGGGTACGGTCCTCGCCCTGTTGGGGAAACGGGTTTGTTTGCTGGATACCGATATTGGTTTGCGTAACCTGGATGTGCTGATGGGCCTGGAAAATCGCATTGTGTACGATCTTATCGATGTGGTTGAGGGGAATTGTCGGATGGAGCAGGCCCTCATCAGGGACAAGCGTTGCAATAATTTATATCTATTGCCCGCTGCACAAACGAAGGACAAGACGTCCGTTTCGGCGGATGCTCTGCGCGGATTGGTGGCGGAGGTGAAGGAGCATTTTGATTATGTGATTATTGATTGTCCTGCGGGTATCGAGAGCGGGTTTAGGAATGCTATCGCTGGTGCCGACAGGGCGATTGTGGTGACAACGCCGGAGAGTGCCTCCATGCGGGATGCGGATCGCGTCGTGGGCATGTTGGAAAAGTCTAATCTGTCCTCTCCCAAGCTCATTGTGAATCGAATACGACGTCATATGGTGCGCGATGGCGGTATGATGGATGTGGATGAGGTAGTGAGTATACTTGCCCTTGAGTTGTTGGGGGTGGTACCCGATGACGAACAGGTCATACGTGCGGGGAATCGGGGGGAGCCTATTGCCCTAACGCCTACCAACCAAGCGGGGCGAGCCTATCACGATATTGTCAAACGTATGCTAGGGGAGACGGTTCCCCTGCGTTTGTGGGGGGAAGATAACGGTATGGTGGCGAGGATGAAGCGCTGGTTGGGATTAGTGTAG
- a CDS encoding prepilin peptidase — translation MVEGVPVFPLSILLPMGFLGIILASIWVRIICWWMDRQGFAISISRYWWSIPLCALGVVALFVSVTGGEILGGLLLLYFLIFLSITDLCCYWVPDLFTYSGIVLFGILRFFVHVDPFSHYFIAAIVAGSTTTLLALSGSMGWGDVKLSIALGWMVGVEGFFLALLLAVYGTLWFFVLRIWMGKPWHPLRPFPFVPSLSIGGFVAYFLQSGLSLTVL, via the coding sequence ATGGTGGAGGGGGTACCAGTATTTCCTTTGTCGATTCTGTTGCCTATGGGTTTCTTGGGTATCATTCTGGCTTCTATTTGGGTCAGGATCATTTGCTGGTGGATGGACAGGCAGGGTTTTGCTATTTCCATTTCCCGATATTGGTGGAGCATTCCCCTTTGTGCCCTCGGTGTAGTGGCTTTGTTTGTGTCGGTTACGGGTGGGGAGATCCTAGGGGGTTTACTTCTTCTTTATTTTCTTATTTTTTTATCTATCACCGATCTTTGTTGTTATTGGGTTCCAGATTTATTTACCTATAGTGGAATAGTGTTGTTTGGTATATTGAGATTCTTTGTTCATGTCGATCCCTTCAGCCATTATTTTATTGCTGCAATAGTAGCGGGCTCCACTACGACGCTATTGGCTCTCAGTGGTTCTATGGGCTGGGGGGATGTAAAGTTATCGATTGCATTGGGTTGGATGGTGGGGGTGGAGGGTTTCTTTCTGGCTCTGTTGTTGGCGGTCTACGGCACACTGTGGTTCTTCGTCCTGCGGATTTGGATGGGTAAGCCCTGGCATCCCTTGCGTCCTTTTCCCTTTGTGCCTTCCTTGTCCATCGGGGGTTTCGTTGCCTATTTCTTGCAAAGTGGGTTATCACTAACCGTTCTGTAG
- a CDS encoding type IV pilus twitching motility protein PilT, with product MEIEQWIVYAAQQGISDLHITSDEVSWFRCQGALRCMGGGRCVFSEEKIHTFLISLPGCRFHFPDEFPNEWDAVWAGQEPWRARVHMFRTQGRTSLAIRILPHPVPTPAQLRIPPSVQAVLAQGKGLFLVTGCTGSGKSTTLASLIQHQLGRQPIRILTLEDPIEQRFFPSRAHVVQRQLGQDLSSFSSGVRSALRADPDVIFIGELRDLPTMEACLQAAETGHQVFSTLHTGRAVQAIYRFLAAFPPQRCSFVLHQLAEVLLGIVTQRLVSTPRGRRAIFEVLINTPAISHLIRSNKLHQIESMLQMGAVHGMQTFEQGEPRGGI from the coding sequence GTGGAAATTGAACAATGGATCGTTTATGCGGCTCAGCAAGGGATATCTGATCTTCACATTACGAGTGATGAGGTGTCCTGGTTTCGTTGCCAAGGGGCATTGCGTTGTATGGGGGGAGGGCGATGTGTCTTTTCTGAGGAAAAAATTCATACTTTTCTCATTTCATTGCCGGGTTGTCGGTTTCATTTTCCTGATGAATTTCCTAATGAATGGGATGCCGTTTGGGCTGGACAGGAGCCGTGGCGTGCTCGCGTCCATATGTTTCGTACACAGGGTAGGACGAGCCTGGCTATTCGAATTCTTCCCCATCCCGTTCCTACCCCTGCTCAATTGCGTATACCGCCTAGTGTACAGGCTGTTCTAGCACAGGGGAAGGGTTTGTTTCTCGTTACAGGTTGTACAGGGAGTGGCAAATCGACAACGTTGGCCTCCCTCATTCAACATCAGCTGGGTCGTCAGCCTATTCGAATCCTTACCCTGGAAGATCCCATTGAGCAGCGTTTTTTTCCATCCCGTGCCCATGTCGTTCAACGCCAATTGGGACAGGATCTTTCCTCCTTTTCATCGGGGGTACGATCTGCCCTGCGTGCTGATCCGGATGTGATTTTCATTGGTGAGCTACGGGATCTCCCCACTATGGAAGCATGTTTGCAGGCTGCCGAAACAGGTCATCAGGTTTTCAGTACCTTGCATACAGGAAGGGCTGTCCAAGCTATTTACCGTTTTCTCGCTGCCTTTCCACCTCAGCGCTGTAGTTTTGTTTTGCATCAGCTGGCTGAGGTTCTATTGGGTATTGTTACGCAACGTTTGGTTTCTACACCGCGGGGGAGGAGGGCTATTTTCGAGGTATTGATCAACACACCGGCCATTTCCCATTTGATTCGCTCTAACAAACTTCATCAGATCGAATCTATGCTTCAAATGGGGGCAGTTCACGGGATGCAGACTTTCGAGCAAGGGGAACCGAGGGGGGGAATTTAG
- a CDS encoding Maf family protein, protein MVHCIRGYNEVSMVDGNIFWILASSSPYRRKILQQIGLPFRSVDARIAEQTMGIGEVPARRVQTLARAKAEAVVCLALEQGEACVLGMDTMVVHRGTMLGKPIDAVEAAKILSSLQGQRHDIVTGYACLYFKAGRLAASRVCQRVTTVVFRSLSSAWQAWYVRTGEWRGKAGGYALQGLGSTLIRRVEGDMGNGSGLSLDVLSDLCRSMGITLEPFNVLE, encoded by the coding sequence GTGGTTCATTGTATCAGAGGTTATAATGAGGTGAGTATGGTGGATGGGAACATCTTCTGGATTTTAGCATCGTCTAGCCCTTATCGGAGAAAAATTCTTCAACAAATAGGCCTTCCTTTTCGTAGTGTCGATGCGAGAATTGCGGAGCAGACTATGGGAATAGGCGAGGTCCCGGCGCGTCGTGTACAAACTTTGGCCCGGGCCAAGGCTGAGGCGGTGGTGTGCCTTGCCCTGGAACAGGGGGAAGCTTGTGTATTGGGTATGGACACCATGGTTGTGCATCGTGGTACAATGTTGGGGAAGCCCATCGATGCGGTGGAGGCGGCTAAGATCTTGTCTTCTTTGCAGGGTCAACGCCACGATATTGTGACGGGTTATGCCTGCTTGTACTTTAAAGCGGGTCGTTTGGCAGCAAGTCGGGTTTGCCAACGGGTCACCACGGTTGTTTTTCGGTCGCTTTCGTCTGCATGGCAGGCTTGGTATGTTCGTACCGGGGAATGGCGGGGTAAGGCGGGGGGGTATGCCCTACAGGGTTTAGGTAGTACATTGATTCGGAGGGTAGAGGGGGATATGGGTAATGGCAGTGGCCTCTCTCTTGATGTTCTGTCGGATCTATGTCGATCGATGGGGATTACGCTAGAACCCTTCAATGTCCTTGAATGA
- the radC gene encoding RadC family protein, producing MPFPSPLRHLPPDERPRERMMIQGPQCVTNAELLAILLRTGCLGTSVLSLAQRLLVDKGGLLGIARCGWEDFVKIDGIGHAKALHLVAACELGRRVARSLPDQQPSLSSAEAIVQLVMEELRFAKQENFLCLFLNTRYRLLSKRCLFRGSVDATLVHPRDIFREAVRCNATLVVCVHNHPSGDPEPSEADFLLTCRLQEAGELMGIPLFDHIVIGDCRYVSFRERNLLAEVESVVP from the coding sequence ATGCCTTTTCCATCACCCTTGCGCCATTTGCCCCCGGACGAAAGGCCGCGGGAAAGAATGATGATTCAGGGTCCACAGTGCGTAACCAATGCGGAACTCTTGGCGATTCTTTTACGGACGGGTTGTTTGGGTACCTCTGTACTTTCTCTGGCCCAACGGTTGTTAGTGGATAAAGGGGGCCTGTTGGGGATAGCGCGTTGCGGCTGGGAGGATTTTGTCAAAATCGATGGGATTGGTCATGCCAAGGCCCTGCATCTAGTTGCTGCATGTGAACTTGGCAGGCGCGTTGCCCGTTCCCTACCAGACCAACAACCTTCGCTTTCCTCTGCAGAAGCTATTGTTCAGCTTGTCATGGAAGAGTTACGTTTTGCCAAGCAGGAGAATTTTCTCTGTCTCTTTCTCAATACACGTTATCGTCTTCTGTCGAAGCGTTGCTTGTTCAGGGGCAGCGTGGATGCAACTTTAGTACATCCACGTGATATTTTTCGTGAAGCGGTGCGATGTAATGCGACTTTGGTTGTTTGTGTACATAATCATCCAAGTGGTGATCCCGAACCGAGTGAGGCGGATTTTTTGCTTACCTGTCGTCTGCAGGAGGCCGGGGAGCTGATGGGCATTCCCTTATTCGACCATATTGTTATTGGTGACTGTAGGTATGTCAGCTTCCGTGAGCGAAACCTACTGGCTGAGGTAGAGTCCGTCGTTCCTTAG